A stretch of DNA from Sphingomonas ginkgonis:
GGTCCGGCTGGAGATCTTCAACAACCTGTTCATGGCCATTGCCGATGAGATGGGGGTCGCGCTGCAGGCGACCGCCACCTCGATCAACATCAAGGAACGGCTCGATTTTTCCTGCGCGCTGTTCGACCGCGACGGGGCGCTGATCGCCAACGCGCCGCACATCCCAGTCCATCTCGGGTCGATGGGCGAGAGCATCCGCACGGTGATCGACTCGCGCGGCGGCGACCGCGACGGGCGCGGCATCCGGCGTGGCGACGCCTATGTCCTCAACAATCCCTACCGCGGCGGCACCCACCTGCCCGACATCACGGTCATCGTCCCGGCGTTTCTCGGCGATGGCGACAAGCCCGCCGCGTTCGTCGCCGCCCGGGGCCACCATGCCGACGTCGGCGGCATCGCGCCGGGATCAATGCCGCCCGAGAGCCGGACCATCGCCGACGAGGGCGTGCTGATTGACGACTGGCTGCTGGTTGACGAGGGCCGCTTCCGCGAGGCGGAGATGCGGGCGCTGCTCGGCTCGGGCGCGTGGCCGGCGCGCAACCTCGACCGCAACATCGCCGATCTCCGCGCCCAGCTTGCCGCGTGCAGCCGCGGCGCCCGGCTGCTCGAGCAGACCGCGACGGAGCACGGCCCGGAAGTGGTCGAGGCCTACATGGGCCATGTCCTCGCCAACGCCGAGGAGTCGGTCCGGCGGCTGCTCGACCGGCTCGACGACGGCGCCTTCGCCTACGAGATGGACAATGGCGCGCAGGTCCGGGTCGCGATCCGGATCGATCGCGCCAGCCGCTCGGCAGTGTTCGACTTCGCCGGCACCAGCGAGCAGCGCCCGGACAATTTCAACGCTCCTCGGGCGATCAGCCGGGCCGCCTCGCTCTATGTCGTGCGCACGCTGATGGACGACGACATCCCGATGAACGACGGCTGCCTTCGGCCGATCCGGATCGAAGTGCCCGACGGCTCGATGCTCAGCCCGCGCTTTCCGGCCGCGGTGGTCGCCGGCAATGTCGAGACCAGCCAAGTCGTCACCGACGCGCTGTTCGCGGCGAGCGGACGGCTCGCGCCAAGCCAAGGCACGATGAACAACTTCACCTTCGGCAATGCGCGGGTGCAATATTACGAGACGATCGCCGGCGGCTCGGGCGCCGGCTCCGACCATGACGGCACGGCGGCGGTGCAGACCCACATGACCAACAGCCGGCTGACCGACCCGGAAATCCTGGAAACCCGCATGCCCGTCCGGCTCGAGCGGTTCGCCATCCGCCATGGCTCGGGCGGTGACGGCCGACACCGCGGCGGGGACGGCGTCATCCGCGACATCCGCTTCCTGGAGCCGGTCCGCGCCAACATCCTCGCCAATCGTCGCCGGGTCGCCCCCAAGGGGCTGGCCGGCGGTGCCGACGCCCTACCCGGCCGCAACCGGGTGGAGCGCGCCGACGGGCGGGTCGAGCATCTCGGCGCGACCGCTTCGGCCGAGATGCTGCCCGGGGACCGCTTCGTGATCGAGACGCCCGGCGGCGGCGGCTATGGAGAGCCCGAATGAACTACTGGCCGCTGCTCGGCATCCTGCTGGTGGTCGCCGGCTTCGCGCTGCGGATGAACCCGATGCTGGTGGTTACCGCCGCGGCGCTGGCGACCGGGCTGCTCGCCGGGCTCGACCCGGTCGCGGTCGTCTCGACCTTCGGCAAGGCGTTCAACGACAACCGGATCATCGCGATTGTCTGGATCGTGCTGCCGGTGATCGGCCTGCTCGAGCGGTTCGGGCTGCAACAGCGCGCGGCGGCGCAGATCCGGGGGATGCGCCGGGCGACCGCCGGCCGGCTGCTGCTCTTCTACCTCGGCTATCGCCAGCTGACCGCGGCGATCGGGCTGCAGGCGACCGCCGGCCATCCGCAAACGGTCCGACCGCTGGTCGCGCCGATGGCGCTTGCCGCGGCCGAGCAGCAGCACGGCGAGCTCGACGCGGACACGGCGGACAAGGTGAAGAGCTTCGCCGCCGCCACCGACAATGTCGGGCTCTTCTTCGGCGAGGACATCTTCCTCGCGATTGGCTCGATCGTGCTGATCCAGCAGACGCTCGCCACCTATGGCGTGCAGCTCGCCCCGCTGCAGCTCGCGCTGTGGGCGATTCCTAGCGCGATCGGCGCCTTCCTGATCCATGGCGCGCGGCTGCTGTGGCTCGACCGGTCGCTCCGCCGGGCGAGCCAGCGATGATCACGCTCCACTGGCTCTATGCGTTGGCCGGGCTGATGTTCGCCGGCTTCGCGCTGCTCAGCGCGTTCGACCGCAGCAACGCCAAGCGGCTGGGCAACGCCGCCTTCTGGGGGCTGATGGCGCTGAACCTGCTCGCCGGCGACTGGATCGGCAGCTTCGGCAACGGGCTGCTGGTGCTCGGGCTGGCCGGGCTGTCAGGCTTCGGGCTGGTCGGGCGCGGCGACCCGCCGACGACCGGCGAAGCGGAGCGCGAGGCCTCCTCGGCCCGGCTCGGGAACCGGCTGTTCCTTCCGGCGCTGGTGATCCCGGCCGTCGCGCTCGCCGGCACCCTCCTCTGCAACTACACGCCGCTCGGCTCGCTCGGGCTGTTCGAAGCGAAGCGCGAGACCTACGGCCTGCTCGCGCTGGGCGTGCTGGCCGCGCTGGCGCTGATCTTCGCCTGGCTTCGGCCGCCCGCGCTCGCGCCGCTGCAGGAAGGCCGGCGCCTCATCGATTCGATCGGCTGGGCGGTGGTTCTGCCGCAGATGCTCGCGGCGCTCGGCGCGCTGTTCGCCGCCGCGGGCGTCGGCGATCTCATCGGCGGGCTGGTGCAGTCGGTCATCCCCGACGGCAGCCTGTTCGCCACCGTGCTGGTGTTCGGGCTGGGCATGGCGCTGTTCACCATCATCATGGGCAACGCCTTTGCCGCCTTTCCCGTGATGGCCGCGGCGATCGGCGTCCCCTTGCTGATCCGCCGCTACGGCGGCGACCCGGCGGTGGTCGGCGCGGTGGGCATGCTGGCCGGCTTCTGCGGGACCTTGCTGACGCCGATGGCCGCCAACTTCAACCTCGTGCCGGCCGGCCTGCTGGAACTCAAAGATCGCTATGGGGTGATCAAGGCGCAGGTCGGGACCGCGCTCCCGCTGCTCGCGCTTAACATCCTCCTCATCTACGGAGTCGCTTTCCGATGACCCGGCTCGACGCCGCCACCGCCGCCCGCTTCGCCGCCATCGCGCTCGGCCATGTCCGGCAGGGATATCCGCACAAGCTCGACCATGTTCTGCTCGTCGACGAGGACGCGCGGCCGCCGCGCGAGCTTCACCCGATCTTCTTCGGCAGCTTCGACTGGCACAGCTGCGTGCACGGCTGGTGGACGCTGCTGACGGTGGCGCGGCTGTACCCCGGGTCGGGCGAGACGGCGCGCATCGCCGCGCTGGCGGACGACAGCTTCACCCTCGCCAACGTGGCTGTCGAGCTCGCCTATCTCGACCGGCCGCAATCGGGCGGGTTCGAGCGGCCCTATGGCTGGGCGTGGCTGCTGATGCTCCATCTTGAGGCGACCCGTCACCCGGATCGCCACTGGGCCGAAGCGCTCGATCCGCTCGCTCGCGCCTTCGCCGAGCGGCTTCGCCGGCACCTGCCCGTGCTGACCTATCCGATCCGCACCGGGACCCATTTCAACACGGCCTTCGCGCTGGTGCTGGCGAGCGAATGGGCGCGCGCGTTCGACCCGACGCTGGCGGAGCTGGTCGGCGAGCGGGCGTGGCACTGGTTCGGCGGCGACCGCGACTGCCCGGCGTGGGAGCCGAGCGGCGACGACTTCCTCTCGCCCGCGCTGGTCGAGGCGCTGTGCCTGATGCGGACCGCTCCGCCCGAGCGGTTCGGGCCGTGGCTGCGCGCCTTCCTGCCCCGGCTCGGCGAGGGCGAGCCCGCGACCCTGTTCCGCCCGGTCACCGTCAGCGACCGCTCCGACGGCAAGATCGCCCATCTCGACGGGCTGAACCTCAGCCGGGCGTGGTGCTGGCGCTCGCTGGCGACCGCATTCGAGCCCGCCGGGCGCGACGAGGCAGAGCGGGTCGCCGACACTCATCTCGCCGCCGCCCTGCCGCACCTCTGCGGCGACTATGCCGGCGAGCACTGGCTGGCGACCTTCGCGCTGCTCGCGCTGCTCGCCTGAGCGCCGCGCCGGCGGCGGCCCTAGTGGAAGTCGTGGCTGCGGATGCGGACGGCTTCCTCGGGGTCGCAGCCGGTGCGGAACGGGGGATGGTAGAGGCTGCGCGGCTTGGGCTTCCACCCCGGCTCGCCGCGGTCGGGCGGCCCGGCGTGGGTCGCGCCGTCGCCCGGGCTAGTCAGCCGCGGCAGCTCCATGTCGCCGACCTGGCGGAGCATGCCGGTGAGGTCGTGCAGCCGGTCGGCGATGACGTGGATCACCTCGCCCTCGCGCTGGACCTTGCCGACGACGCTGATCATCGCCGAGCTCATCACCACCGTCCGCTGCGCCTCGAACCGGTCGGGCCAGAGAATGATGTTGGCGACCCCCGTTTCGTCCTCGATGGTGATGAACAGCACGCCCTTGGCGCTGCCCGGCTTCTGGCGGACGAGGATGATCCCGGCGACCTCGATCTTGCGCCCGTCCTTGACGTGGCGGAGCGCGCCGCAGGGAATGATCCTGCGGCTGGCGAGCTCGTCGCGGAGGAAGAAGACCGGGTGCTGGCGCAAGGTCAGCTGGGTCGCGCGGTAATCCTCGACCACCTCGCGACCCGCAGTGAGCGGGAGCAGCATGACCGGCTCCTCGCGCCGCTCGGCCGCCTTGAGCAGCGGCAGCGGCGCCTCGCCGAGCCCGCGGATCGCCCACAGCGCCTGCCGCCGGTCGAGCCCCAGCCCGCGGAAGCCGTCGGCCTTGGCGATCTTCTCCAGCGTCGCCAGCGGCACCCGGGCCCGGCGCCAGAGGTCCTCGACCGAGGCGAACGGCCGCGTTCCGCGCGCCTCGATGATCCGCGCCGAGTCGACTTCGGCCAGCCCGTGGACGACCTTGAACCCGAGCCGCACCGGCAGGCACGCGCCGCGCCCCTCCAGCCGGGAGTCCCACTGGCTTTCGTTGACGCACACCGGGTGGATCGCCACGCCGTGCTCGCGCGCGTCACGGACGATCTGGGCGGGGGCGTAGAAGCCCATCGGCTGGGCGTTCAGAAGCGCCGCGCAGAAGACGTCCGGGTGGTGGCACTTCATCCACGACGAGGCGTAGGCGATCTTGGCGAAGCTCGCCGCGTGGCTTTCCGGAAAGCCGTAGGAGCCGAACCCCTCGATCTGCTTGACCAGCCGCTCGGCGAACTCGGGATCGATCCCGTTCGTCGCCATGCCGGCCATCAGCTCCTCCTTGAACTGGCCGACGCCCTGCGTGTATTTGAACGTCGCCATCGCCTTGCGGAGCTCGTCCGCGCGGGCCGGGGAGAAGCCCGCGCCCTCGATCGCGACCTTCATCGCCTGTTCCTGGAACAGCGGCACGCCATAGGTCTTGGCGAGCACCGCCTTCAGCTTCTCGGACGGATAGTCGAACTCGATGGCGGGGTTGCGCCGCTTCTGGTCGCGGCGCTTGAGATAGGGATGGACCATGTCGCCCTGGATCGGCCCGGGGCGGACGATCGCGACCTGGATGACGATGTCGTAGAACTCCGTCGGCAGCATCCGCGGCAGCATCGCCATCTGCGCCCGGCTCTCGATCTGGAAGGTGCCGAGCGTGTCGGCGCGCTGGATCATCCGGAAGGTCTCCGGATCGTCGGTCTGCATCTCGGGCGAGGCGAGCGTCAGGCGCAGGCCCTTGTGCTCCTCCAGGAGATCGAAGGCGCGGCGCATGCAGCCGAGCATGCCGAGGCCGAGGATGTCGACCTTCATCATGCCAAGCTCCTCGATGTCCTCCTTCTCCCATTCGACCACCCAGCGGTCCGGCATGGCGGCGGGCTGGACCGGGACCAGCCGGTGCAGCGGGTCGCGGGTGAGGACAAAGCCGCCGGGGTGCTGCGACAAGTGCCGCGGGGTGCCGATCAGCTCGCGGGCGAGCTCGAGCGTGAGGCCGAGGCGCGGGTCGGAGCGGTCGAGGTTGAGCGCATCGACATGGCTGTCGGCCACCCCCTCGCTCGACCAGCCCCACACCTGGCCGGCGAGCGCGCCGGTCATGTCCTCGGGCAGTCCCAGCGCCTTGCCCACCTCGCGCACCGCGCCGCGCGCGCGGAAGCGGCTGACCACCGCGGTCAGCGCGGCATGGTCGTGGCCGTAGGTGCGGTAGATCCACTGGATCACCTCCTCGCGCCGCTCATGCTCGAAGTCGATGTCGATGTCGGGCGGCTCGCGCCGGTCGGGGGAGATGAAGCGTTCGAACAGCAGCTGGTGCGCGATCGGGTCGATCGAGGTGATCCCGAGCACGAAGCAGATCATCGAGTTGGCCGCCGAGCCGCGCCCTTGGCAGAGGATGCCCTGGCTGCGCGCATAGCTGACGATCGAGTTCACCGTCAGGAAATAGGGCGCATAGCCCATTCGCTCGACCAGCCGCAGTTCATGTTCGAGGAGGTCGAGATAACGCTGGTCGGGGATGCCGTCGAACGGCGACCGGGCGAACAGCTCGCGAAGCGCGGCGCGCGACAGTTCGGCGAGCGCGGCCTGCGGCGACTTGCCGCTCATCACCAGCTCCTCGGGATATTGGTAGCGCAGCTCGCGCAGCGAGAAGGTGCAGCGCTCGGCGATGGCCTGGGTGGCGGCGATCGCCTGCGGGTGGCGGGCGAAGCGGCGCGCCATTTCCTCGGGCGGGTGGAGGCAGCGGTCGGACGAGCGCTCGCGCCGAAGCCCGAGCTCGTCGATGGTGCATTTCTCGCGGATCGCGGTGACCACGTCCTGCAGCATCCGCCGGCTTGGATGGTGGTAGAGCACGTCGCCGGTCGCCAGCGGGGTGAGGCCGAAGCGCCGCGCCTCCGCTTCGGTCCGGTGGAGCCGCCGGCTGTCGTCGGGGCGGCGGTTCTGGGTCAGGCAGACATGGCCAGCATCGGTGCCGAAGATGTCGGCCATCCAGCGTAGCTCTGCCTTGGCGACGCCGTCCGCGCCGGGAACCAGCGCCCCGACCAGCCCCTCGGCCGCAGCGGCGACATCCTCCCAGTGGAGGAAGCAGCGGCCCTTCTCCCCGGCCTTGGGATCGGCGCGGTTGTTGCCGCGGGTCAGCATGGCGGTCAGCCGCGACCAGGCGGCGAGGTCTTCCGGCCAGACCAGCAGCGAAGCCCCGCTGACGAGGTCGAGCCGGCACCCGGCGACGAGCTTGACCTCGAGACCCTGGTCCTGGCGGATCTGCTCGCTGGCGTAGAGCGCGCGGACCAGCCCGCCGACCGAGTTGCGGTCGGTGACTCCGATCGCGTTCATCCCCATCAGCGCGGCGGTCGAGAACAGCTCCTCGCACGACGACACGCCGCGTAGGAAGCTGAAGTGGGTCGAGACTTGGAGTTCGGCGTAGGTCATCCGACCCGGCCGTGGAGGAACCAGTTGAGGTCGCCGGTCTCGCCGTGCACGCCGTCGCCGCGGCGGTAGAGCCAGAAGCGCTGGCCGTCCTCCACCTCGACCCGGAAATAGTCGCGCACCGCCTGCCGCTCGGCCGGGCGGCGCCACCATTCGCCAGCGATCCGCTCCGGCCCTTCGGCGCGCACCACGCGGTGACTGACCCCGCGCCAGGTGAAGCGCCGGGGCGGCTGGTCAGGCAGTTCCGCCAGCACGTGGTGGACCGGCTCGGGCCGGCTCAGCAAGCGCACCGGGCGCGGCCAGCGCGTGTGCCAGGGATGATCGGGCGGACGCTCGTCCAGACGCCGCACGTCGTCGCGCCTCAGCGCCGCTGCCCGCGGGGGCGGCGGAGTCAGCGGCGAGGTGGGGACCAGCGAGCGCTCGGGAACGTCGCTGTCGACCGGCGCCACCCGCCACAGCCGGTCCATCCCGATCCGGTTGGCGAGCGCGTCGACCAGCGGGGCAAGGTCGGGCTCGCCCTCGTCCGCCAGAGCCGGCGCGAGCGACTGTGGGCCGAGCGGATCGGCGCGGCGGACGTGGAGCAGCAGCGCATCGATCCCGTAGCCGGGCTCGACCTCCTCGATCCGCCTGACCGCCAGTCGAAGCATGTGCGCGGCGTCGCGGGTCGGGCGGGCGAAGCCGAGGCGGAGACGCTGCGGCACCCCGTCGACCCGTTCGGCGATCAGCTCGACCGCGCGCGCGCCCCGCCCGGCCTCGGCCAGTGCCCTGGTCAGTCGCGGCATCAGCGTGCCGAGCCAGTGCTCGATCGCCTCGGCGGTGGCGATCGGCTCGAAGAAGCGCTGCTCGACGAGCACCGGGACAGGTGGGACGACCGGGTCGAGCGGCTCGGGCGCGCGGCCGGTCGCCTGGTCGAGCCGGCCGACGATGCCCGGTCCGAAGCGGCGGACCAGCGGCGCGCGGGGCAGCTCGGCGAGCTGGCCGATGCGCTCGACTCCGAGCCTCGCCAGCAGCTCGAGCGCCGCCGGCGCCAGTCGCAGCGCGGCGACGGGGAGCGGCGCGATTGCCTCGACCTGCACGCCCGGCGGGACGATGGTCACGGCCGCCGCCGGTCCCATCCGGGCCAGCGCCCAAGCCGCGCCGGCAGTGTCGGCGATCGCCAGCCGGGCGGTGATCCCATGGCGGGCGAGCAGCCGCACCAGCCGCGCCGCGAAGCGTGCCTCGCCGCCGTGGAGATGCGCGACCCCGCTCAGGTCGACGAGGATCCCGTCCGGGTCGGAGACCGCGACGATCGGGGACCAGCGCCGCGCCAGCAGCTCGGCGAGCTCATGGAGTTCGGCCCGGTCGCCGTCGGGGTCGGCGGGGCGGACCTCCAGCCCCGGCGCCTGCGCCCGGGCCATGGTCAGCGCCATGCCGCGATGCAGCCCGAGCCCGCGCGCGGCGGGGTTGGCGGCGGCGATCTCGACCCGCGAGCCGATCTTGTGCGCGATGACCAGCGGCGGCTCGTCGGGCGGAGCCAGCATCGCCGCCGCCGGCTCCTCCTCGCGGCAGATCCGCGCCACCACGCTGCCCAGCGTCCGCCCAGTCTGGAAGAAGCGACCCTCGCCATAGCTCGGCGCGGTCGGCTCGCTCTTGCCGTGATTGTCGGGGTGCGGCCCCTCGCCGGGGAACTGCACCGCGGGCATGGCGGCGAGCTGGGCGAGGCTGGGGGGCGCGATGTAGCCCGCCTCGCCGCCGTGCCCGTCGCGCGCGCTGCGCCGGGGCGCGCGATGGTCGCGCTGGGCGGCCCGGGCGGCTATGTCCTCGCCTGGGAACTGGACCGACGGCAGCGCCGCGGCCTGCGCCAGCGACAATCGGGGAGCCGGCGCCTCGTTGCGATACCGCTCCCGGGCCTCTCCGCGCAGCGCGGCGCCGCGTCCTGCCTTGGCGGGGGAGTCCTCGCCGGGGAACTGGAGCGGCGGCAGGGGAATGTGGCGGCCCGTCTCCGCCTCGTCGGTGGGCAGCGGCCGGAACGGATTGTCGGTCACCTCGCTGCGCCGCGACAGCTCCTGGAAGGAGGGCCGCTGGTGCGCGGGGAGCGCGTCGATCGCCGCCTTCACCGCCTCGCCCCCAGGCGCCCAGCCGCGCGAGCCGGGCCGGAACGGATGTTCGGCCGCCTCAGTCCGGCGCGACAGCTCGCGCAGCGGCGCGGGCGGCGCGACCCGCTCCTCGGGCGGGCGGGACAGGCCATGCGAGCCTTTGAAGGGGTTGTCGGCCGCCTCGCTGACCCGGCCGAGCTCGCGCTGCGGCGGGCGGCGGTGCGCAGGAAGTGCCTCGACCGCGGCCTCCACCTCCTCGCGCGAGCCGGCCAGCCCGCTGCTGCCGCCGCCGTCCGTATCGCTGCGCGCCCAGCGCGCGCCGGGCCGCCAGCCGCCCTCCTTGGGCACCGAGCAGTGCTGCGCCCGCTCGACCGCCGCGTCGGCGCCAAGCGCGTCGAAGGCGGCCCGGCTGTCGGCCTCAGCCGACGGCGCGAAGCGGCGCTCGGCCCTCCGCAGCCGGTCGATCGACCAGTCGGGCAGGTAGAGCGAGGCAACCCGTTTCATCTGGAGCCTCCACGGTGAGTTCGAACGGATCGCCGCCGCGCTGGCGGGCGCAGGCGAGACGCCAGCAGGCGCGGCCGAGCCCTTCCCACGGGACCGGCAGCGAGGGCGCGCTGGCGACCCGCCAGCGGGTGACCGCGGCGGACGGCTGGCCGAGCGGGTCGGCACCGTCGCGCCCCGGCCGCTTGAGCAGCAGGGCGATGCTGCTCCCGCCCTCGGCGGCGAGCTGGAGCCGGCGGGTGGCGGCCATGGCGACCTTCTTGGCCTCACCGATCACCGCGCCGAGTCCGCGATGGCGGAGCCCCTCCTCCATCAGCGCGAGCAGCTCGAGATCATCGCGCGCCTCGGCATAGAGCACCCGGGCGGGATCGAGCCCGGCCTGGTAGAGCCCCGGGGCGAACAGGTCGCGGCGGCGCACCACCCACAGCACCGGTCCCTGGGTCCGGGCCGCGACGGCAGCGAGGAACAGGGTGGCCGCGGCATCGTCGCCCCACCCCGCGCCTTCCCCGGCCACCTCGTGCAGCGCATCGAGCCGGAGCCCCTCGTCGGCCAGCCGCGAGTCGACCGGGTCCAGCCCGAAAGACAGCACCGGACGCTCGCTCCGGCCGTCGCCCTCAATGGCGCTCAGCTGCTTGCGCAACTCGGAAATCATGGGATTGGAAGCAGGCACGGTGCGACTCGAAACAGAATGTGTTCCTGTTTTGTTCCTACCGTTCCGCGGAGTCAATCGGCGCTCCCTCGACTCTTTTGACCTGAGTCTATCCCGCCATCCGCCACGTCTTGCCAGCCGTGGCTGCGCCCCCATGTTCACTCGCGAGACACGAATCTTCGCTAAAGAGCCCCCAAATGGATTGGAAAAAACCTCTTTTTGCCGCTGCCGCCCTGCTGGCCGTCGCCCCGTCGATGGCGGCAGCCTCGCCGCTTGAAGGCCGCTGGATCAACCCGAAGCACAGCGTCACGGTCCGCATCGGCGCATGCGGCCCGACCATGTGCGGGCGGGTTGTCGACGCCTCGCCGCGCGCGCGGGAGAAGGCCGCCGCGGGGGGCACACCCAACCTCATCGGCACCCCTCTGCTGACCAATCTTGCCGCCGCCAACGGGGGCTGGAAGGGCAGCGTGTTCGTTCCCGATCACAATATCCGCGCCTCCGCCAACCTGAAGCTGCTCGCGCCCAACCAGCTCAAGGTGCAGGGCTGCGTCCTCGCCGGCCTGCTGTGCCGGAGCCAGGTGTGGACGCGGATCGACTGATGCGCGCGCTGCTCCTCGTCGCCGGCCTCGGGCTGGCCGCCGCTCCCGCCGCTGCCCGCTCGCCGGTCGAGGGCAACTGGTCCAACCCCGCGAACAGCGTCACCGTCCGGATCGCGCCGTGCGGCGGCGCCCTGTGCGGCCGGGTGGTCTCGGCCAGTGCCGGCGCCAAGGCGGACGCCGCGGCGGCCGGAACCGAACGGCTGGTCGGCACCGAACTGATGAGCGGCCTCGAACAGACCGGCGACCGGAGCTGGCACGGCGAGGTGTTCGTCCCCGACCGCAACATCCGCAGCGAGGCCGACTTCACACTGACCGGGCCGAACCGTCTGCTGGTCCGCGGCTGCGCGCTCGGCGGCTTCCTGTGCAAGGAGCAGAATTGGACGAGAGCGGCGGCTGCCCCTGTCCGCACCACTCGCCGACGCTAGCCCAGCCAAGCCCCCGCGATCCCGCCGGCCAGCATGGCCGCCTGAACCGCCGCCATCTCGTCCGCCCAGTAGCGGTCGCGGGTGAGATGCCCGCTGTGCTCGCGGACCCGGGCATGGATCGGCTGGAGCGAAGGCCCGGTCGCCAGCGGCGCGTGATAGTCGATGCCCTGCGCGGCGGCGATCAGCTCGATCCCGACGATCCCCGCGACATTGGCGACGATCGCCCGCGCCTTGCGCGCCGCGATCGGGGCCATCGAGACATGGTCCTCCTGCCCCGCGCTGGTGGGGATGGAGTCGACGCTCGCCGGGAAGGCCATGCTGCGGTTCTCGGCGACCAGCGCCGCGGCGGTGACCTGCGGGATCATCATCCCCGAATTGACCCCGCCGTCGGGGGTGAGGAAGGCGGGCAGCCCGCTCATCTTGGGATCGACCAGCACCGAGATCCGCCGCTCGGACAGCGAGCCCACCTCGCACATCGCCATGGCGATCATGTCGGCGGCGAAGGCGGCCGGCTGGGCGTGGAAGTTGCCGCCGGAGATGGCGCTGCCCTCGTCCGCGAAGACGATCGGATTGTCGGTCACCGCCGCCGCCTCGATCTCCAGCGTCCGCGCGGCGTTGACGAGGAGGTCGAGGCTCGCGCCCATCACCTGCGGCTGGCAGCGGAAGCTGTAGGGGTCCTGCACCCGGCCGCAGCGGCCATGGCTGGCGAGGATCTCGCTGCCCTCGAGCAGCCGGGCAAGCTCGGCCGCGACCCGGACCTGCCCGGGCTGGCCGCGCAGCGCCGAGATGCGCGGATCGAACGGCTTCGCGCTGCCCTTCAGCGCATCGACCGACAGCGCGCCGGCGGCGATGGCGGCGGCGAACACCCGCTCGGCGCGAAACAGCGCGTCGAGCGCGAGGGCACAGCTGAACTGCGTCCCGTTGATGAGCGCGAGCCCTTCCTTCGGACCAAGTTCGAGCGGGCTCATGCCGAGGCGCTGCAGCGCTTGCGGCGCCGGCAGGGTTTCGCCGGCGAGGTCGATCCGGCCATGCCCCATCAGCGCCGCGATGAGGTGCGCGAGCGGGGCAAGGTCGCCCGACGCGCCGACGCTGCCCTGGCTGGGGATGACCGGCATGGCATCGCGGTCGAGCAGCGCCTGGAGCGCATCGATGACGGCGAGCCGAACGCCCG
This window harbors:
- a CDS encoding DUF969 domain-containing protein, which codes for MNYWPLLGILLVVAGFALRMNPMLVVTAAALATGLLAGLDPVAVVSTFGKAFNDNRIIAIVWIVLPVIGLLERFGLQQRAAAQIRGMRRATAGRLLLFYLGYRQLTAAIGLQATAGHPQTVRPLVAPMALAAAEQQHGELDADTADKVKSFAAATDNVGLFFGEDIFLAIGSIVLIQQTLATYGVQLAPLQLALWAIPSAIGAFLIHGARLLWLDRSLRRASQR
- a CDS encoding DUF979 domain-containing protein, which produces MITLHWLYALAGLMFAGFALLSAFDRSNAKRLGNAAFWGLMALNLLAGDWIGSFGNGLLVLGLAGLSGFGLVGRGDPPTTGEAEREASSARLGNRLFLPALVIPAVALAGTLLCNYTPLGSLGLFEAKRETYGLLALGVLAALALIFAWLRPPALAPLQEGRRLIDSIGWAVVLPQMLAALGALFAAAGVGDLIGGLVQSVIPDGSLFATVLVFGLGMALFTIIMGNAFAAFPVMAAAIGVPLLIRRYGGDPAVVGAVGMLAGFCGTLLTPMAANFNLVPAGLLELKDRYGVIKAQVGTALPLLALNILLIYGVAFR
- a CDS encoding DUF2891 domain-containing protein; the encoded protein is MTRLDAATAARFAAIALGHVRQGYPHKLDHVLLVDEDARPPRELHPIFFGSFDWHSCVHGWWTLLTVARLYPGSGETARIAALADDSFTLANVAVELAYLDRPQSGGFERPYGWAWLLMLHLEATRHPDRHWAEALDPLARAFAERLRRHLPVLTYPIRTGTHFNTAFALVLASEWARAFDPTLAELVGERAWHWFGGDRDCPAWEPSGDDFLSPALVEALCLMRTAPPERFGPWLRAFLPRLGEGEPATLFRPVTVSDRSDGKIAHLDGLNLSRAWCWRSLATAFEPAGRDEAERVADTHLAAALPHLCGDYAGEHWLATFALLALLA
- a CDS encoding error-prone DNA polymerase, whose product is MTYAELQVSTHFSFLRGVSSCEELFSTAALMGMNAIGVTDRNSVGGLVRALYASEQIRQDQGLEVKLVAGCRLDLVSGASLLVWPEDLAAWSRLTAMLTRGNNRADPKAGEKGRCFLHWEDVAAAAEGLVGALVPGADGVAKAELRWMADIFGTDAGHVCLTQNRRPDDSRRLHRTEAEARRFGLTPLATGDVLYHHPSRRMLQDVVTAIREKCTIDELGLRRERSSDRCLHPPEEMARRFARHPQAIAATQAIAERCTFSLRELRYQYPEELVMSGKSPQAALAELSRAALRELFARSPFDGIPDQRYLDLLEHELRLVERMGYAPYFLTVNSIVSYARSQGILCQGRGSAANSMICFVLGITSIDPIAHQLLFERFISPDRREPPDIDIDFEHERREEVIQWIYRTYGHDHAALTAVVSRFRARGAVREVGKALGLPEDMTGALAGQVWGWSSEGVADSHVDALNLDRSDPRLGLTLELARELIGTPRHLSQHPGGFVLTRDPLHRLVPVQPAAMPDRWVVEWEKEDIEELGMMKVDILGLGMLGCMRRAFDLLEEHKGLRLTLASPEMQTDDPETFRMIQRADTLGTFQIESRAQMAMLPRMLPTEFYDIVIQVAIVRPGPIQGDMVHPYLKRRDQKRRNPAIEFDYPSEKLKAVLAKTYGVPLFQEQAMKVAIEGAGFSPARADELRKAMATFKYTQGVGQFKEELMAGMATNGIDPEFAERLVKQIEGFGSYGFPESHAASFAKIAYASSWMKCHHPDVFCAALLNAQPMGFYAPAQIVRDAREHGVAIHPVCVNESQWDSRLEGRGACLPVRLGFKVVHGLAEVDSARIIEARGTRPFASVEDLWRRARVPLATLEKIAKADGFRGLGLDRRQALWAIRGLGEAPLPLLKAAERREEPVMLLPLTAGREVVEDYRATQLTLRQHPVFFLRDELASRRIIPCGALRHVKDGRKIEVAGIILVRQKPGSAKGVLFITIEDETGVANIILWPDRFEAQRTVVMSSAMISVVGKVQREGEVIHVIADRLHDLTGMLRQVGDMELPRLTSPGDGATHAGPPDRGEPGWKPKPRSLYHPPFRTGCDPEEAVRIRSHDFH
- a CDS encoding DUF6504 family protein → MKRVASLYLPDWSIDRLRRAERRFAPSAEADSRAAFDALGADAAVERAQHCSVPKEGGWRPGARWARSDTDGGGSSGLAGSREEVEAAVEALPAHRRPPQRELGRVSEAADNPFKGSHGLSRPPEERVAPPAPLRELSRRTEAAEHPFRPGSRGWAPGGEAVKAAIDALPAHQRPSFQELSRRSEVTDNPFRPLPTDEAETGRHIPLPPLQFPGEDSPAKAGRGAALRGEARERYRNEAPAPRLSLAQAAALPSVQFPGEDIAARAAQRDHRAPRRSARDGHGGEAGYIAPPSLAQLAAMPAVQFPGEGPHPDNHGKSEPTAPSYGEGRFFQTGRTLGSVVARICREEEPAAAMLAPPDEPPLVIAHKIGSRVEIAAANPAARGLGLHRGMALTMARAQAPGLEVRPADPDGDRAELHELAELLARRWSPIVAVSDPDGILVDLSGVAHLHGGEARFAARLVRLLARHGITARLAIADTAGAAWALARMGPAAAVTIVPPGVQVEAIAPLPVAALRLAPAALELLARLGVERIGQLAELPRAPLVRRFGPGIVGRLDQATGRAPEPLDPVVPPVPVLVEQRFFEPIATAEAIEHWLGTLMPRLTRALAEAGRGARAVELIAERVDGVPQRLRLGFARPTRDAAHMLRLAVRRIEEVEPGYGIDALLLHVRRADPLGPQSLAPALADEGEPDLAPLVDALANRIGMDRLWRVAPVDSDVPERSLVPTSPLTPPPPRAAALRRDDVRRLDERPPDHPWHTRWPRPVRLLSRPEPVHHVLAELPDQPPRRFTWRGVSHRVVRAEGPERIAGEWWRRPAERQAVRDYFRVEVEDGQRFWLYRRGDGVHGETGDLNWFLHGRVG